A genomic stretch from Leptospira licerasiae serovar Varillal str. VAR 010 includes:
- a CDS encoding N-acyl-D-amino-acid deacylase family protein: protein MKYDVLIKNGRIFDGEGNVSFVGDVAVLNGKIAEISKSISGDAKKIYDAKGLWITPGFIDFHTHYDAEVEASPGLKESVMHGVTTITMGSCSLSLCIGSPEDLADMFSRVEAIPREQVLPLLQKKKTWNSMKEYADHLNSLPLGPNVSTFLGHSAIRAYSMGLERSLSYGIKPTEEEMSKMEKLLQEAIDCGYLGLSINTLTWDKMDGSRFRSKPLPSTFAKWSEISRLNKIVRREDRIFQGVPNVSTKYNVLLFFKESMGIFRKKLKTTIISLMDPRSNRTIYKLVAFLTRIVNTIFNGDVRLQAVPAVFDLYADGVDVVVFEEFGAGTAAIHLADLAERRKLLLDKGYRKWFRRQWTNWFLPRVFHRDFNESKIVECPDQKLVGRSFSELAKERKQHVVETFLDLCAEFGNDIRWYTVIGNDRKGPLKYIVSHPDVLIGFSDAGAHLRGMAHYNFPLRFLKLVRDAELEGKPFLSAEKAVWRVTGEIADWFGLDTGKLKVGAQADIVLLNPNGLNEKVETIQETPMPEFGGMVRLVRRNEEAIRAVLINGKVAVENGIVLPEIGKENGFGRFMAYKEKDYLYSSVKVQKREAAGSAA, encoded by the coding sequence ATGAAGTACGATGTGCTGATCAAGAATGGAAGAATATTCGACGGAGAAGGAAACGTATCTTTTGTCGGAGATGTGGCAGTTTTGAATGGAAAGATCGCGGAGATCTCTAAATCCATCTCCGGTGATGCAAAAAAGATCTACGATGCAAAAGGGCTTTGGATCACTCCAGGATTCATAGATTTTCATACACATTACGATGCCGAAGTGGAAGCTTCTCCAGGACTTAAAGAATCAGTAATGCATGGAGTCACTACTATCACGATGGGAAGTTGTTCTCTTAGTCTTTGTATCGGATCACCGGAAGATCTTGCGGACATGTTCAGTAGAGTAGAAGCCATCCCGAGAGAGCAGGTGCTCCCTCTATTACAAAAAAAGAAAACTTGGAATTCGATGAAAGAGTATGCCGATCATTTGAATTCACTTCCCTTAGGGCCGAATGTTTCTACATTCTTAGGACATTCCGCCATTCGAGCTTATTCTATGGGATTGGAAAGATCTCTTTCTTATGGCATAAAACCTACGGAAGAGGAAATGTCGAAGATGGAAAAACTTCTGCAAGAAGCGATCGATTGCGGATACTTAGGACTTTCTATCAATACTCTTACTTGGGATAAAATGGATGGCAGTCGTTTTAGAAGTAAGCCGCTTCCTTCTACATTTGCTAAATGGTCGGAGATCAGCAGATTGAATAAAATCGTTCGGAGAGAAGATAGGATCTTTCAAGGAGTGCCGAACGTTTCTACGAAGTATAATGTTTTGTTGTTCTTTAAGGAAAGCATGGGGATTTTCAGAAAAAAACTGAAAACAACGATCATTTCTCTTATGGATCCAAGATCCAATCGTACTATCTATAAGCTCGTGGCATTTCTGACTCGGATTGTGAATACGATCTTTAATGGGGACGTTCGTTTGCAGGCAGTTCCTGCGGTTTTCGATCTTTATGCAGACGGCGTAGACGTAGTTGTCTTCGAAGAATTCGGAGCTGGAACCGCGGCCATCCATTTAGCAGACCTTGCGGAACGAAGAAAACTTCTGCTGGATAAAGGATATAGAAAATGGTTCCGAAGACAATGGACGAATTGGTTCTTGCCCAGAGTTTTCCATAGGGACTTTAACGAATCTAAGATTGTAGAATGTCCCGACCAAAAACTGGTGGGTAGATCTTTCTCTGAACTCGCGAAAGAGAGAAAACAACATGTGGTGGAGACATTTCTGGATCTATGTGCGGAGTTTGGGAACGATATCCGTTGGTATACCGTAATAGGTAACGATCGTAAGGGTCCTTTAAAATATATAGTCAGTCATCCGGATGTATTGATCGGGTTTTCGGACGCTGGCGCTCACTTAAGAGGAATGGCTCATTACAATTTTCCATTACGTTTTTTGAAATTAGTTAGAGACGCAGAATTGGAAGGAAAACCTTTCCTTTCTGCGGAAAAGGCCGTGTGGAGAGTCACTGGGGAGATTGCGGATTGGTTCGGTTTGGATACAGGTAAACTGAAGGTCGGAGCTCAGGCGGATATCGTTCTTTTGAATCCGAATGGCTTAAACGAAAAAGTGGAAACCATCCAAGAGACCCCGATGCCCGAATTCGGCGGAATGGTCCGTTTAGTAAGAAGGAATGAAGAAGCGATCCGCGCGGTGTTGATTAACGGGAAAGTCGCTGTGGAGAATGGGATCGTTCTTCCTGAGATCGGAAAAGAAAACGGCTTCGGAAGATTTATGGCCTACAAAGAAAAAGATTATCTCTATTCTTCCGTAAAAGTACAAAAGAGAGAAGCTGCAGGATCCGCGGCTTAA
- a CDS encoding esterase/lipase family protein — protein MRKLGLAVLLLFLCSGTLFASGGGSSSKPLAGSYPIVLSHGLFGWGTDSSGIISIVNYWGGMDTYLQSQGATVYAPTKTAAQSNETRGVQLKDKVLTYMAANGFSKVHILGHSQGGLDSRYAISNLGLSSKVSTLTTLNTPHRGSPIADIVTTVLPDWIKPFVSGILGVVVQLVYGGGNQDALAALGSLTTSGTAAFNTRTPDASSVKYFSYGSYITIPDLIQHPLMGIIQPACVAGGLFNGQGGTCDGLVPYTSLKWGTFKGGPDYGLLVTGVDHLQASNTLNSGKFWYDVEGYFLKMASNAKSNQ, from the coding sequence ATGCGTAAATTAGGATTAGCGGTATTACTCCTATTTTTGTGTAGCGGCACGTTGTTCGCTTCAGGGGGAGGATCTTCCTCCAAACCATTAGCTGGATCGTATCCAATCGTTCTTTCCCATGGACTTTTCGGTTGGGGAACTGATTCTTCCGGCATAATTAGTATAGTTAACTATTGGGGCGGAATGGACACATATCTGCAATCCCAAGGTGCAACCGTGTATGCTCCCACTAAGACTGCAGCGCAGTCTAATGAGACTCGCGGGGTTCAATTAAAGGATAAAGTCCTTACTTATATGGCCGCAAACGGCTTTAGCAAAGTGCATATCCTTGGACACTCCCAAGGTGGATTGGATAGCCGCTATGCTATCTCCAACTTAGGACTTTCTTCCAAAGTTTCCACTTTAACCACTTTGAACACTCCTCACAGAGGGTCTCCAATCGCGGATATCGTAACTACCGTTCTTCCTGATTGGATCAAACCTTTCGTTAGCGGTATCTTAGGGGTTGTAGTTCAACTAGTATATGGCGGCGGAAACCAAGACGCTCTTGCGGCACTTGGTTCCTTGACTACCAGCGGAACTGCGGCTTTCAACACTCGCACTCCTGATGCTTCTTCCGTTAAGTATTTCTCTTACGGATCTTACATCACTATTCCTGACCTAATCCAACACCCATTGATGGGAATCATCCAACCTGCTTGTGTGGCTGGGGGATTGTTTAACGGACAAGGCGGAACCTGCGATGGACTCGTTCCTTACACTTCTTTGAAATGGGGAACCTTCAAAGGTGGACCTGATTACGGACTTCTAGTAACTGGTGTAGACCATTTACAAGCTTCTAACACCTTGAATTCCGGAAAGTTTTGGTACGACGTGGAAGGTTACTTCCTGAAAATGGCTTCCAACGCGAAATCTAATCAATAA